A genomic region of Micromonospora sp. NBRC 110009 contains the following coding sequences:
- a CDS encoding sugar transferase translates to MASILLVLLSPLIVATAMSILLTSGRPVLFRQLRPGLQGRPFLLCKFRTMRAPLPGEQLLTTDDVRSTRIGRFLRRTSLDELPELVHVVTGRMSLVGPRPLLMDYLPRYSARHARRHEMKPGITGLAQVSGRRSLTLGQRLDLDVEYIERWSLRLDLQILVRTLGEPFRPGEIRGQSLEEVDDVGLIVPVLERSK, encoded by the coding sequence GTGGCCAGCATCCTGCTGGTGCTGCTCAGCCCGCTCATCGTCGCGACCGCCATGAGCATCCTGCTGACCTCGGGACGACCGGTCCTCTTCCGGCAACTCCGTCCCGGTCTGCAGGGCAGACCGTTTCTGCTCTGCAAGTTCCGGACCATGCGCGCACCGCTGCCTGGGGAGCAACTCCTGACCACCGACGACGTCCGGTCCACTCGGATCGGTCGGTTTCTGCGGCGCACCAGTCTGGACGAGCTGCCCGAGCTGGTCCACGTGGTCACCGGACGAATGAGCCTGGTAGGTCCCCGGCCGCTGCTGATGGATTACCTGCCCCGCTACAGCGCCCGCCACGCACGGCGACACGAGATGAAGCCGGGCATCACCGGCCTGGCCCAGGTGAGCGGACGGCGGTCGCTCACGCTCGGACAGCGGCTCGACCTGGACGTCGAGTACATCGAACGCTGGTCGCTGCGACTGGATCTGCAGATCCTCGTCCGCACCCTCGGCGAACCGTTCCGCCCCGGCGAGATTCGCGGCCAGTCGCTGGAGGAGGTCGACGACGTCGGCCTGATCGTGCCGGTGCTCGAGCGGAGCAAGTGA
- a CDS encoding GNAT family N-acetyltransferase produces MAVEDLDFLATLANTTSVRANVAGWDWPVAPEQQRDWLEKAIRDPRNHRLTVSDLATGKPVGLAGLWDFDWHNRTAMAPIKMMPGATPKGAGTDTIMLIMAWAFYEVGLRRVHGTILDFNAASYGLYIRRCGWRVEGRERESIFRRGAWHDLFRVAALRSDFDALPDAQEYVERVCGVQSEPSPALLVNQWQAPEAVAART; encoded by the coding sequence ATGGCCGTGGAAGACCTGGACTTCCTGGCCACGCTGGCCAACACCACGTCGGTGCGCGCGAACGTGGCGGGGTGGGACTGGCCGGTCGCACCCGAGCAGCAGCGGGACTGGCTGGAGAAGGCGATTCGCGACCCCAGGAACCACCGGCTGACGGTGAGCGATCTCGCCACCGGGAAGCCGGTCGGGCTGGCCGGCCTGTGGGACTTCGACTGGCACAACCGGACGGCCATGGCCCCGATCAAGATGATGCCGGGGGCAACACCGAAGGGAGCCGGCACCGACACGATCATGCTGATCATGGCATGGGCCTTCTACGAGGTGGGCCTGCGCCGGGTGCACGGCACCATCCTGGACTTCAACGCGGCCAGCTACGGTCTGTACATCCGCCGCTGTGGCTGGCGAGTCGAGGGCCGGGAGCGGGAGTCCATCTTCCGTCGCGGCGCATGGCACGACCTGTTCCGGGTCGCGGCGCTCCGGTCCGACTTCGATGCCCTGCCCGACGCGCAGGAGTACGTGGAACGGGTCTGCGGCGTGCAGTCGGAACCCTCCCCTGCCCTGCTGGTCAACCAGTGGCAGGCCCCGGAGGCGGTGGCTGCCCGTACGTAA
- a CDS encoding DUF389 domain-containing protein: MLHLRIIAPADQSAMVADLLAADPGVTHLAVLNGAGRQPAGDLILCDVVRESADGVLHGLRQLGVEAAGGIAADDVELTLSAAADRAAREAPGSGADALVWDEIAAKTGEQTELSGTYLVLIVVATMIAGIGVLLDQPILIVGAMVVGPEFGPLAALCVALLRRKAKITLRSVQALVVGFLVAMLATVLSTWALTAAGLVSRQMLLAERPLTDFIWRPDALSWVVGLLAGVAGMLSLTSKKSGSLVGVLISVTTVPAAANVAVAAAYGVWREAAGSALQLVINLCAIVLAGLVTLAVQQLWWWNVARRTTGSITPRRPRLPADDQAASAGERTRRPDRPRR; this comes from the coding sequence ATGCTGCACCTGAGGATCATCGCGCCCGCCGACCAGTCGGCGATGGTGGCCGACCTGCTGGCAGCGGATCCCGGGGTCACCCACCTGGCCGTGCTCAACGGTGCCGGCCGCCAGCCCGCGGGCGACCTGATCCTCTGCGACGTGGTGCGGGAGAGTGCGGACGGCGTGTTGCACGGACTCCGGCAGTTGGGGGTCGAGGCCGCCGGTGGGATCGCCGCCGACGATGTGGAGTTGACCCTGTCGGCCGCCGCCGACCGCGCCGCCCGCGAGGCTCCGGGCAGCGGCGCGGATGCGCTGGTGTGGGACGAGATCGCCGCGAAGACCGGTGAGCAGACGGAGCTCTCCGGGACCTACCTGGTCCTGATCGTGGTCGCCACCATGATCGCCGGGATCGGCGTGCTGCTCGACCAGCCCATCCTCATCGTCGGTGCGATGGTGGTCGGCCCCGAGTTCGGTCCGCTCGCCGCGCTCTGCGTCGCGCTGCTGCGGCGCAAGGCGAAGATCACCCTCCGGTCGGTGCAAGCCCTCGTGGTCGGGTTCCTGGTCGCCATGCTCGCCACGGTGCTGAGCACCTGGGCGCTCACCGCCGCTGGTCTCGTCAGCCGGCAGATGCTGCTCGCCGAGCGGCCCCTGACCGATTTCATCTGGCGGCCGGACGCGCTCTCCTGGGTGGTCGGTCTGCTGGCCGGGGTCGCCGGCATGCTCTCCCTCACCTCGAAGAAGTCCGGCTCCCTGGTCGGCGTGCTGATCTCGGTCACCACCGTGCCGGCCGCCGCGAACGTCGCCGTCGCAGCGGCGTACGGGGTCTGGCGCGAGGCGGCCGGGTCCGCGCTCCAGTTGGTCATCAACCTCTGCGCGATCGTCCTCGCCGGCCTGGTGACGCTGGCCGTGCAGCAGCTGTGGTGGTGGAACGTGGCACGCCGGACCACCGGGTCGATCACTCCCAGGCGTCCCCGGCTGCCAGCCGACGATCAAGCAGCGTCCGCAGGGGAACGGACTCGCCGTCCCGACCGCCCGCGCCGATGA
- a CDS encoding NAD-dependent epimerase/dehydratase family protein — protein sequence MRALVLGGAGFIGLHLADRLVADGHRVTIVDDFSRGRDDDRLAALRARPAVDVISADLTSAAAWTALPRDSEQIYLLAAVVGVRNVEADPARVVRVNTLTAMHLLDWVTPGQRVFFSSTSEVYAGGVDAGIVPVPTAEDVPVMVADVTSPRFAYGISKLLGEAAFVHAARAKRCAPVIGRFHNVYGPRMGTDHVIPEMVLRALRREDPFRLWGADQYRAFCYVDDAVEAVLRLMGSPGAVGEIVHIGNDSEQTNITDLAKLVLRLADTAPHLQPMAAPPGSVQRRCPDLGKLRRLTGFEPVVSLDEGVRRTFDWYRRHIQP from the coding sequence ATGCGAGCCCTCGTGCTGGGAGGTGCGGGCTTCATCGGGCTGCATCTCGCCGATCGCCTGGTCGCCGACGGGCACCGTGTCACCATTGTCGATGACTTCTCCAGGGGGCGCGACGACGATCGGCTGGCGGCCCTGCGGGCCCGACCCGCGGTCGATGTCATTTCCGCGGACCTGACGTCGGCTGCCGCCTGGACAGCGCTGCCGCGCGACAGCGAACAGATCTATCTGCTGGCGGCAGTGGTGGGCGTCAGAAACGTCGAGGCTGACCCCGCCCGGGTAGTGCGGGTCAACACCCTGACGGCGATGCATCTGCTGGACTGGGTGACACCGGGCCAAAGGGTGTTCTTCAGCTCGACCAGCGAGGTGTACGCCGGCGGGGTGGATGCCGGCATCGTGCCGGTGCCGACCGCGGAGGACGTACCCGTCATGGTCGCCGACGTGACCTCGCCTCGCTTCGCGTACGGGATCAGCAAGCTGCTCGGGGAGGCCGCCTTCGTGCACGCCGCCCGCGCCAAGCGCTGCGCGCCGGTGATCGGCCGCTTCCACAATGTCTACGGCCCCCGGATGGGTACCGACCACGTCATCCCGGAGATGGTCCTGCGCGCGCTGCGCCGGGAAGATCCCTTCAGGCTGTGGGGCGCCGACCAGTATCGCGCCTTCTGCTACGTCGACGACGCGGTCGAGGCAGTCCTCCGGCTGATGGGCAGTCCCGGCGCGGTCGGCGAGATCGTCCACATCGGGAACGACAGCGAGCAGACGAACATCACCGACCTGGCCAAGCTGGTGCTCCGGCTGGCGGACACCGCTCCGCACCTGCAGCCGATGGCCGCGCCGCCGGGATCAGTCCAGCGACGCTGCCCCGACCTGGGCAAACTGCGCCGCTTGACCGGGTTCGAGCCGGTCGTGTCCCTCGATGAGGGCGTGCGGCGGACCTTCGACTGGTACCGGCGACACATCCAGCCTTAG
- a CDS encoding aminotransferase class I/II-fold pyridoxal phosphate-dependent enzyme, which yields MTDPVLLSPPDVGPLEESYVLDALRSGWVAPVGPHVAAFEREVAQRVGCGHAVALASGTAGLHLALLALGAGPGDVVVVPTLTFVATANAVRYTGAEPVFVDCEPTTGNLDPALLHDLLRDLRRQGRRVAAVMPVDMFGACADYARILPVCAEAEVAVVEDAAEALGSVRDGRAAGSFGRAGVLSFNGNKIMTTSGGGMLLSDDAELTARCRYLSTQARQPVPYYEHTEVGFNYRLSNVLAALGRAQLRRLDDMVTRRRQLRERYAKLFAAVPGVRLLADQDPGANCWLTTIIVDPVVAGWRAGELAAHLGAHRIETRPVWKPMHLQPVFAGAGARLTGAAERLFADGLNLPSGSAMSEGQVVHVLDRIEDFLSARSERLPLLIEPERFAQAPEKH from the coding sequence GTGACCGATCCGGTGCTCCTGTCGCCGCCCGATGTCGGCCCGCTGGAGGAGTCGTACGTCCTGGACGCGCTCCGATCCGGATGGGTGGCGCCGGTGGGGCCGCACGTGGCGGCGTTCGAACGCGAGGTCGCCCAACGGGTCGGCTGCGGGCACGCGGTTGCGCTGGCCTCGGGCACCGCCGGTCTGCACCTGGCCCTGCTCGCGCTCGGCGCCGGGCCCGGGGATGTCGTCGTGGTGCCCACGCTGACCTTCGTGGCGACGGCCAACGCCGTGCGGTACACGGGCGCGGAACCGGTCTTCGTCGACTGCGAGCCGACGACGGGCAACCTCGATCCCGCGCTGCTGCACGACCTGCTCCGTGACCTCCGCCGGCAGGGACGCCGGGTGGCGGCCGTGATGCCGGTGGACATGTTCGGAGCGTGCGCGGACTACGCCCGGATCCTGCCGGTGTGCGCCGAGGCAGAGGTGGCGGTCGTGGAGGATGCCGCCGAGGCGCTGGGGTCCGTTCGGGACGGCCGCGCCGCCGGCTCGTTCGGCCGCGCCGGGGTGCTCTCCTTCAACGGCAACAAGATCATGACGACCTCCGGCGGCGGCATGCTGTTGTCCGACGACGCCGAGCTGACCGCCCGCTGCCGCTACCTGTCGACCCAGGCTCGCCAGCCGGTTCCGTACTACGAACACACCGAGGTGGGCTTCAACTACCGGCTGAGCAACGTGCTCGCCGCACTGGGCCGGGCCCAGCTGCGCCGGTTGGACGACATGGTGACGAGGCGGCGACAGTTGCGGGAGCGCTACGCGAAGCTCTTCGCCGCCGTCCCCGGCGTCCGGCTGCTCGCCGACCAGGACCCGGGCGCCAACTGCTGGCTCACCACCATCATCGTCGACCCGGTTGTCGCCGGGTGGCGGGCCGGGGAACTCGCCGCACACCTCGGCGCCCACCGAATCGAAACCCGTCCGGTGTGGAAGCCGATGCACCTGCAGCCGGTCTTCGCCGGCGCCGGTGCACGGCTGACCGGGGCGGCCGAACGGCTCTTCGCCGACGGCCTCAACCTGCCCAGCGGCTCCGCGATGAGCGAGGGCCAGGTTGTCCACGTCCTTGACCGGATCGAAGACTTCCTGTCGGCCCGCTCCGAGCGACTCCCTCTCCTGATAGAACCAGAACGATTTGCCCAGGCGCCGGAGAAGCACTAG
- a CDS encoding Tex family protein: MTQSVHQRIAEELGVAERQVRAAVELLDGGATVPFIARYRKEATGLLDDAQLRTLEERLRYLRELDERRAAVLESIRSQGKLDEALEAQIMAADSKSRLEDIYLPYKPKRRTRAQIAREAGLEPLADTLLADPGQDPKAVAAGYVDADQGVADPAAALEGARAILIERFAEDADLIGTLREQMWSRGRLVSRVRDGQEAAGAKFADYFDFAEPYTRLPSHRILAMFRGEKEGVLDLTMDPEAEGDSDAVVTGPTRYEAAIAGRFGVTDQGRPADRWLADTVRWAWRTRILIHLGADLRMRLWQAAEEEAVRVFATNLRDLLLAAPAGARPTMGLDPGLRTGVKVAVVDATGKVVATHTIYPHEPRRQWDAAIDILAKLAGTHGVELVAIGNGTASRETDKLAGDLIKRHPELKLTKVVVSEAGASVYSASAYASQELPGLDVSLRGAVSIARRLQDPLAELVKIDPRSIGVGQYQHDLSEVKLSRSLDAVVEDCVNAVGVDVNTASAPLLTRVSGIGAGLAENIVLHRDANGPFRTRAELKKVARLGPKAFEQCAGFLRIPGGDDPLDSSSVHPEAYPVVRRILAHTGQDLRALIGRSALLRGLRATEFVDDTFGLPTVTDILAELEKPGRDPRPEFRTATFVEGVEKISDLVPGMLLEGVVTNVAAFGAFVDVGVHQDGLVHVSAMSNTFVKDPRDVVKSGDVVRVKVLDVDVPRKRISLTLRLDDESPAGGGRRPQGDGARRERGGGDRGGPGGGARGDQGGRAGQGGGSRGDRGGSRGGPQQRQGRGESAPANGAMAEALRRAGLA; encoded by the coding sequence GTGACCCAGTCTGTTCATCAGCGGATCGCCGAGGAGCTCGGCGTCGCCGAACGTCAGGTGCGGGCGGCCGTGGAGCTGCTCGACGGCGGCGCCACCGTGCCGTTCATCGCCCGCTACCGCAAGGAGGCCACCGGCCTGCTCGACGACGCGCAGCTGCGCACCCTGGAGGAGCGGCTGCGCTACCTGCGCGAGCTGGACGAGCGGCGCGCCGCGGTGCTGGAGTCCATCCGCAGCCAGGGCAAGCTCGACGAGGCCCTCGAGGCGCAGATCATGGCGGCCGACTCGAAGTCCCGGCTGGAGGACATCTACCTGCCGTACAAGCCGAAGCGGCGGACCCGGGCGCAGATCGCCCGCGAGGCCGGCCTCGAACCCCTCGCGGACACGCTGCTCGCCGACCCGGGGCAGGACCCGAAGGCGGTCGCCGCCGGCTACGTCGACGCGGACCAGGGCGTGGCCGACCCGGCCGCCGCGCTGGAGGGCGCCCGGGCCATCCTGATCGAGCGCTTCGCCGAGGACGCCGACCTCATCGGCACCCTGCGCGAGCAGATGTGGTCGCGGGGCCGGCTGGTCTCCCGGGTACGCGACGGCCAGGAGGCCGCCGGCGCCAAGTTCGCCGACTACTTCGACTTCGCCGAGCCGTACACCAGGCTCCCCTCGCACCGGATCCTCGCCATGTTCCGGGGCGAGAAGGAGGGCGTGCTCGACCTGACCATGGACCCGGAGGCCGAGGGCGACTCCGACGCCGTGGTCACCGGCCCGACCCGGTACGAGGCCGCGATCGCCGGCCGGTTCGGCGTCACCGACCAGGGGCGCCCCGCCGACCGGTGGTTGGCGGACACGGTGCGCTGGGCCTGGCGTACCCGGATCCTCATCCACCTCGGGGCCGACCTGCGGATGCGGCTCTGGCAGGCGGCCGAGGAGGAGGCCGTCCGGGTCTTCGCCACCAACCTGCGCGACCTGCTGCTCGCGGCGCCCGCCGGTGCCCGCCCGACCATGGGCCTGGACCCGGGCCTGCGCACCGGGGTGAAGGTGGCCGTGGTCGACGCCACCGGCAAGGTGGTCGCCACGCACACGATCTACCCGCACGAGCCGCGCCGGCAGTGGGACGCCGCCATCGACATCCTGGCGAAGCTGGCCGGGACGCACGGCGTGGAGCTGGTCGCCATCGGCAACGGCACGGCCAGCCGGGAGACCGACAAGCTGGCCGGCGACCTGATCAAGCGGCACCCGGAGCTGAAGCTCACCAAGGTGGTGGTCTCCGAGGCGGGCGCCTCGGTCTACTCCGCCTCCGCCTACGCGTCGCAGGAGCTGCCCGGGCTGGACGTGTCGCTGCGCGGCGCGGTCTCGATCGCCCGCCGCCTCCAGGACCCGCTCGCCGAGCTGGTCAAGATCGACCCGCGCTCGATCGGGGTCGGGCAGTACCAGCACGACCTGTCCGAGGTGAAGCTGTCCCGCTCCCTCGACGCCGTGGTCGAGGACTGCGTGAACGCGGTCGGCGTGGACGTCAACACCGCGTCCGCGCCGCTGCTCACCCGGGTCTCCGGCATCGGCGCCGGGCTGGCGGAGAACATCGTGCTGCACCGGGACGCCAACGGGCCGTTCCGCACCCGGGCCGAGCTGAAGAAGGTGGCCCGGCTCGGGCCGAAGGCGTTCGAGCAGTGCGCCGGCTTCCTGCGCATCCCCGGTGGCGACGACCCGCTCGACTCGTCCAGCGTGCACCCCGAGGCCTACCCGGTGGTGCGCCGGATCCTCGCCCACACCGGGCAGGACCTGCGCGCGCTGATCGGCAGGTCGGCCCTGCTGCGCGGGCTCAGGGCGACCGAGTTCGTCGACGACACCTTCGGCCTGCCCACCGTGACCGACATCCTGGCCGAGCTGGAGAAGCCCGGTCGCGACCCGCGCCCGGAGTTCCGGACGGCGACGTTCGTCGAGGGCGTCGAGAAGATCAGTGACCTGGTCCCCGGCATGCTGCTGGAGGGCGTGGTGACCAACGTGGCGGCGTTCGGCGCGTTCGTCGATGTGGGGGTGCACCAGGACGGGCTGGTGCACGTGTCGGCCATGTCGAACACGTTCGTGAAGGACCCGCGGGACGTGGTGAAGTCCGGCGACGTGGTCCGGGTCAAGGTGCTCGACGTGGACGTGCCGCGCAAGCGGATCTCGTTGACCCTGCGGTTGGACGACGAGTCGCCCGCCGGCGGTGGCCGCCGCCCGCAGGGCGACGGCGCCCGCCGTGAACGCGGCGGCGGGGACCGGGGCGGTCCGGGCGGCGGGGCGCGCGGGGACCAGGGCGGCCGCGCCGGTCAGGGCGGCGGGTCCCGCGGCGACCGGGGCGGCTCGCGCGGCGGGCCGCAGCAGCGCCAGGGCCGCGGCGAGTCGGCCCCGGCCAACGGTGCGATGGCCGAGGCGCTGCGCCGCGCCGGACTGGCCTGA
- a CDS encoding lipid II:glycine glycyltransferase FemX — MRISLWDARDPETASEWRSRCASWPAREVFADPAYVRLFATERDQPLAAFAETDSGFILYPFVLRPIDAPHLCGQSRPSFDITSAYGYAGAFTSGATDVDAKSFWSSFDEVCRERHVTAEFTRLSLFESERLAPPAPVTQKLTNVVVDLRMPEDQLWREFESKVRRNVNKATRSGVQIEVDEDGRRLTDFVRIYTDTMRRRQAAENYYFPRSFFEAIVRDLPGQFTFFHALHGGRVISTELVLVSGRSLYFYLGGTDEAFFDLRPNELLKFEVMRWGRARGKERYVLGGGYAPDDGIFRYKKAFAPRGLLPYHVASRVLDAERYESLVRAHLAEGRRRDEAWQPDDSFFPTYRRPLPSIGPDGD; from the coding sequence ATGCGAATTTCGCTATGGGATGCGCGGGATCCAGAAACAGCTTCCGAGTGGCGCTCGCGTTGTGCGAGTTGGCCCGCCCGCGAGGTCTTCGCCGATCCGGCTTACGTGCGGCTCTTCGCCACCGAGCGGGACCAACCGCTTGCCGCCTTCGCAGAGACCGATTCGGGATTCATTCTCTACCCGTTCGTCCTCCGGCCGATCGACGCGCCGCATCTGTGCGGACAGTCGCGTCCGAGCTTCGACATCACCAGCGCGTACGGTTACGCCGGCGCGTTTACCAGCGGTGCCACCGATGTCGACGCCAAGAGCTTCTGGAGCTCCTTCGATGAGGTCTGCCGGGAACGCCACGTGACCGCGGAGTTCACCAGGCTGTCCCTGTTCGAGTCGGAGCGCCTCGCCCCGCCGGCGCCCGTGACCCAGAAACTGACCAACGTGGTTGTGGACCTCCGCATGCCGGAGGATCAACTGTGGCGCGAATTCGAGTCAAAGGTGCGGCGGAACGTCAACAAGGCGACGCGTAGCGGGGTGCAGATCGAGGTCGACGAGGACGGGCGCCGGCTGACAGACTTCGTCCGCATCTACACCGACACGATGCGCCGGCGACAGGCGGCGGAGAACTACTACTTCCCGCGGTCGTTCTTCGAGGCGATCGTGCGCGATCTGCCCGGGCAGTTCACCTTCTTTCATGCCCTGCACGGCGGGCGCGTCATCTCGACAGAACTGGTGCTGGTGTCCGGCCGGAGCCTCTATTTCTATCTCGGCGGCACGGACGAGGCCTTTTTCGACCTCCGACCCAACGAACTCTTGAAGTTCGAGGTGATGCGGTGGGGCCGGGCACGCGGGAAAGAGCGCTACGTGCTCGGCGGCGGGTACGCCCCTGACGACGGGATCTTCCGGTACAAGAAGGCCTTCGCCCCGCGGGGACTGCTTCCCTATCACGTCGCCTCGCGCGTGCTCGATGCAGAGCGGTACGAGTCACTGGTGCGGGCGCACCTGGCCGAAGGGCGGCGGCGGGACGAGGCATGGCAACCGGACGACAGTTTCTTCCCCACGTACCGGCGGCCCTTGCCCTCGATCGGGCCCGACGGCGATTGA
- a CDS encoding LCP family protein, with protein MFVVVVLALLTGGGGVGGWLYVRSLEKQVQKVDAFTGLQEGQRPVRAADSALNFLVVGKDQSEPGDMVSRTDTIMLVHVPHSRNQAQVISIPRDTWTTIPASLPEDGGGPRKAKINAAYAWGGTPLLVRTIEGFTGVRVDHVVLVDFAGFGRVIDVLGGADVKVDRAFTYDGRAYQPGVQHMDSALALFYARERKQFADGDYSRMRHQQAIISAVMQKASRTGVLTNPGQLNDFLRTTAGAVQVDQDLQVFDTIWALREISAENLTMLTSPTTGTGMVGDQSVIFPDPAASTKLFTAVKNDTMDEWLAEHPDARNVPN; from the coding sequence ATGTTCGTCGTCGTCGTGCTGGCGTTGTTGACCGGCGGCGGTGGGGTCGGCGGATGGCTCTATGTGCGGTCACTGGAGAAGCAGGTCCAGAAGGTGGACGCCTTCACCGGGCTGCAGGAGGGGCAGCGACCTGTACGGGCCGCGGATTCCGCGCTCAACTTCCTGGTGGTCGGCAAAGACCAGTCCGAGCCGGGCGACATGGTCTCCCGTACCGACACCATCATGCTGGTCCACGTGCCGCACAGCCGGAACCAGGCGCAGGTCATCTCGATTCCGCGGGACACCTGGACCACCATCCCGGCGTCCCTGCCCGAGGACGGCGGAGGTCCGCGGAAGGCCAAGATCAATGCCGCGTACGCCTGGGGTGGGACGCCGCTGCTGGTCCGGACCATAGAGGGATTCACCGGAGTGCGGGTCGATCACGTCGTCCTGGTGGACTTCGCCGGCTTCGGAAGGGTCATCGACGTGCTGGGCGGGGCGGATGTCAAGGTCGACCGTGCCTTCACCTATGACGGACGGGCCTATCAGCCGGGCGTCCAGCACATGGACAGTGCACTCGCCCTCTTCTACGCGCGGGAGCGCAAGCAGTTCGCCGACGGGGACTACAGCCGGATGCGCCACCAACAGGCCATCATCAGCGCGGTGATGCAGAAGGCGAGCCGTACGGGAGTCCTGACGAACCCCGGGCAGCTCAACGACTTCCTCCGGACGACCGCCGGCGCCGTGCAGGTGGATCAGGACCTGCAGGTCTTCGACACGATCTGGGCCCTGCGTGAGATCAGCGCCGAAAACCTGACCATGTTGACCAGCCCGACCACGGGCACGGGCATGGTCGGCGACCAGAGCGTGATCTTCCCCGACCCTGCAGCGTCGACCAAGCTCTTCACGGCGGTCAAGAACGACACCATGGACGAGTGGCTGGCGGAGCACCCCGACGCCCGCAACGTGCCGAACTAA
- a CDS encoding 3-oxoacyl-ACP synthase III family protein → MTAERQIGIIGTGSYLPERAVPNEQIAQLVGVTPDWIERKTHIQERRFAAPSQAASDLAAAAAVRALCDAGLEASRMDYLIVATSTGDSPQPPTAHLVQHLLGAWNAACLDLNVVCAGFVYALDVARALVATRPGAHALVVGVDVYSRTLDFQDRATAVLFGDGAGAAVVGPAPDGYGLIDFELTSRGDANQLIRIEAGGSRRPASPQTIAAGHHFFRMQGRAVREFVAAQVPPAIAALLARNDVLPSMVEHFVPHQANGVMLDELVKHAGLTEAVVHRTLERYGNTGCASVAVTLDEANRSGTLHAGDLVLLTAFGGGMSVGACLLRWSDLAGARGFAQPAGALRLADLLGLGPG, encoded by the coding sequence ATGACTGCCGAGCGGCAGATCGGCATCATCGGGACGGGCTCATACCTCCCCGAACGCGCGGTGCCGAACGAACAGATCGCCCAACTCGTCGGCGTCACGCCGGACTGGATCGAGCGAAAGACGCACATCCAGGAACGGAGGTTCGCCGCGCCGAGCCAGGCAGCGTCGGACCTGGCCGCGGCGGCGGCAGTCCGCGCCCTGTGCGACGCGGGCCTCGAGGCGAGCCGGATGGACTATCTCATCGTCGCCACATCTACCGGTGATTCGCCGCAACCACCCACCGCCCACCTCGTGCAACACCTCCTCGGCGCATGGAACGCCGCCTGCCTCGACCTGAACGTGGTCTGCGCCGGATTCGTGTATGCACTGGACGTGGCCCGGGCCCTGGTGGCGACGCGTCCCGGCGCGCACGCGCTCGTCGTCGGTGTGGACGTCTACTCCCGGACCCTCGACTTCCAGGACCGGGCGACGGCGGTGCTCTTCGGCGATGGCGCCGGCGCGGCAGTGGTGGGACCCGCCCCCGACGGGTACGGACTCATCGACTTCGAGCTGACCAGCCGGGGCGACGCCAACCAGCTCATTCGCATTGAGGCCGGCGGCTCGCGTCGGCCCGCATCGCCGCAGACGATCGCCGCGGGTCACCACTTCTTTCGCATGCAGGGCCGCGCGGTCCGGGAGTTCGTCGCCGCGCAGGTCCCGCCCGCGATCGCCGCTCTGCTCGCCCGCAACGACGTGCTGCCGAGCATGGTCGAGCACTTCGTGCCGCATCAGGCCAACGGCGTCATGCTCGACGAACTGGTGAAGCACGCGGGCCTTACCGAGGCGGTCGTGCACCGCACCCTCGAGCGGTATGGCAACACCGGATGCGCATCGGTCGCCGTCACGCTCGACGAAGCCAATCGATCCGGCACGTTGCACGCCGGAGACCTCGTGCTGCTCACCGCCTTCGGCGGCGGCATGTCCGTCGGAGCCTGCTTGCTGCGCTGGTCGGATCTCGCCGGTGCTCGCGGCTTCGCGCAGCCGGCGGGGGCGCTCCGGTTGGCGGACCTGTTGGGCCTGGGCCCCGGGTGA